The DNA sequence GGCTTGATCGTCCAGGACGACGTCACCCGCGCGTCCGGGGTCGTGGGGGCCGCGTCGTGAACCTCTTCGAGATCCTGCGCTTCGCGGTGCGTGGGCTCACCGCGAACAAGCTGCGCTCGTCGCTCACCACGCTCGGCATCACCATAGGTGTCGCCGCGGTGATCCTGCTCGTCGCGGTCGGCAACGGCGCTTCGGCGGCCATCGCGGCCAGCATCCAGGGCCTCGGCACCAACGTCGTCAACGTCTCCCCGGCGCGCGGCGGCGGGCAGGGCGCCTCGGCGCGGCCGTTGACCGTGCAGGACGCGCACGCGCTGGTCGACCCGATCGGCGCCCCCGACGTCAAGGCCGCGTCGCCGGTGGTCAACACCACGGCCACCGCGACCTACGGGCAGACGTCGTATGACATCTCGACCGTCGCGGGCACCGAACCGGCGTACTTCACCACCACCAACCGCGACCTCGCCGAAGGCTCGCTGTTCAGCAGCGAGGACGTCACGGCCGCGCGGAAGGTCGTCGTGCTCGGCCCGACGACGGCGGAGTCGATCTTCGGCAGCAGCACCGACGCCGTCGGCAAGAACGTGCTGCTCAACAGCATCCAGTTCACCGTGGTCGGGGTGCTGCAGGCCAAGGGCAGCACCGGGCTGCAGAACGCCGACGACGTCGCGATCGCGCCGATCTCGGCCGTGCAGAACTCGCTGGCCGGCTACGGCAGCCTCAGCCAGATCGCCGTGCAGGCCACCAGCGCGGACGCCGTCACGCTGGCCCAGTCCGAGATCACCGCGATCCTCAACGCGCGCCACGGCATCCGGCTCGGCGGCACCGCCGACTACCAGATCCAGAACTCCGAGCAACTGCTCGCGACGCGGACGTCGGCGACCGAGACGTTCACCGTGCTGCTGGCGGCGGTCGCGGCGATCTCGCTGCTGGTCGGCGGCATCGGCGTCACCAACATCATGCTGGTCACGGTGACCGAGCGGATCCGCGAGATCGGCATCCGCAAGGCCATCGGCGCCCCGCGCTCGGCCATCCTCGGCCAGTTCCTCGCCGAAGCGACCATGCTCAGCCTGTTCGGCGGGCTGCTCGGCGTCGCGATCGGGCTGATCGGCAGCCGGTTCACCATCTCCGGGATCAAACCGGTCGTGGTGCCCTCGTCGATCCTGCTCGCCTTCGCGGTATCCGCCCTGATCGGGCTGTTCTTCGGCAGTTTCCCGGCGAACCGGGCCGCCAAGCTGCGGCCGATCGACGCCCTGCGTCACGAATAGGAGCCCCATGTCTTCCCCTACCGAACCGTCACTTTCACGTGAAAGTGACCACCAGGGGGCGGCACTTTCACGTGAAAGTGCCGCTTCCGAGCCGACGGCGGAGCAGATCGTCGCCAGCCCGGCGGTCGAGGGCGACCTGAACGCCGAGATGCGCCGCGCGGCCAAGCCGTTCTCCCGCGCCACGGTGGTGCTGGCCGGGCTGGTCGTGCTCGCGGCCGTGTTCGCCGGCGGTGCCTGGACGCACGCCGCGTTCGGCTCGTCGTCGGGTTCGTCGGGCGCGCCGGCCGGGCGCCAGGGCGGCGGCTTCGGCGGTACGCAGGCGGGTGGCACTCAAGCTGGCACCGGCCAGACCGGCAGCACCGGCACCGGGCAGCAGGGTGGCGGCTTCCGTGGGGCCGGCGGGCGCGGCACCACCGGCACGGTCGACCACGTCGACGGCACCACGGTCTACGTGAAGACCGCGCAGGGCGCCGACGTCAAGGTGTCCACATCGGACTCGACGACGGTCGGTGTGACCCAGCCGGGCAAGCTCGCGGACCTCAAGCCGGGCTCGACGGTGACCGTCCAGGGCCAGGCCGGCGACGACGGGACGGTCGCCGCGCAGGCGATCA is a window from the Amycolatopsis sp. NBC_00355 genome containing:
- a CDS encoding ABC transporter permease, with the protein product MNLFEILRFAVRGLTANKLRSSLTTLGITIGVAAVILLVAVGNGASAAIAASIQGLGTNVVNVSPARGGGQGASARPLTVQDAHALVDPIGAPDVKAASPVVNTTATATYGQTSYDISTVAGTEPAYFTTTNRDLAEGSLFSSEDVTAARKVVVLGPTTAESIFGSSTDAVGKNVLLNSIQFTVVGVLQAKGSTGLQNADDVAIAPISAVQNSLAGYGSLSQIAVQATSADAVTLAQSEITAILNARHGIRLGGTADYQIQNSEQLLATRTSATETFTVLLAAVAAISLLVGGIGVTNIMLVTVTERIREIGIRKAIGAPRSAILGQFLAEATMLSLFGGLLGVAIGLIGSRFTISGIKPVVVPSSILLAFAVSALIGLFFGSFPANRAAKLRPIDALRHE